Genomic DNA from Geotrypetes seraphini chromosome 7, aGeoSer1.1, whole genome shotgun sequence:
atttgTTAATCAATGTCTATGTGGTCAGTGGTTTGGTGATTTGGTGCTTTGGAAGGAACCCAATCTGAGGACTTTGTTAATGATACTATTATTTCTCTTTGGGCAGAATTtaattctttttcctccctcacaaTTAACCACACTTACCATATCCTAGGGAAGTAAGCAGAGAACATAATCAGGTTACATAGCTTTGTCAGTGCTTCTCGGATTTTTATATTTCACTTTATATTGCTTTTCTGGGTTTAACCACCTGGAGGCATTCCTATATAGTTATAGGGGGGAGGTTAGAGGTGTTTGACAATCTGTTCATTTTTTCCAACAGATTTGGTTCCTCTGGAGATATTTTTTGATCTTTTGTGAAAGTTTCAGGAAGTGCTTAGTCCAAATTTTAACATAATCAATGCAGGAGATAGGTTTGCATACAatagacagtgcatgcaaatttctctcatgcatattcaatatggATGTGTCttgactgagttgagaacccctaGGTTAGAGTAGTGGTTCTCAACCAGAGTGTCAAGACACATTGTTGTGTCACCAAAGATTTGGCCGATGCATTATGTGTGCTTTCCTTAACAATAGGTTGAAGAGAATGGGGAATAATGGAAACTTGACGACATAAATCATCTCTACTATCGCCACCCCAACTGGAAATGCCCTTCTGTTGCATCGTTAGCCACAATGAAATGATAGACCGAGTTTTTCATCTGTTCAGCTGTAAATGGGTTAAAGGAATTGCTGAGCTAGGTAAACATACAGTCATGTGAACAAATTAggataccccatgaaatattcacatatcgatgtcaaatcttagTTTTTATctctagaaaacaacaaaaattgtCCTTGATTTACTCGTGAAATAAAAGATACCTTCTGTTGATCCTGTGCTGTTTGTCAGTACAGCAGGTTCTGATGAAAATCTGCAGCTTTTTGTGTTCTACCCAATAGGTTAATCTTCAATTTTTAAGGGTGCAACAGGATTAAAAAGTGGGCGTGTTTTGGTCATTTGGATTTTTCCATATTTGTCTTCAAATTCCTTCTTTGTCCCAGTCAAACTTTCCAGATTTTGATTTTTGAAACTATAGCCAAGCACTGATAATTTTTTAATCCTGTACTGCACAATCTGAGGGGTCAATTCCAACACAGTCGGGGTCATTTTTATCTGCTCCAGTGAAATTCCTTCTTTCATCAAACACTCAAACCGTTCCTTGAGAACAGGAACTGGGTAGTACAACATGGCTGGGCATTTTAAAACTAGCTGCTTTAACTCTTCATGGCTACATTTAAAAATGTTCTTGGAAAAGGAAATAGCATTCTCCATGTTGTCTGGACCAAGGTTAAAAAGAAACCCCTTGAGCTTGGAAAGCAGATGCAGAAGCTCAGAGTCTGTGAATCCCACATTACGTAGAAACTCTAGGTTACTCTTTACAGTCTCTACAGACTTTGAAAGGATAAACGGGTTCTGGGTCAACAATTTCAGCAACCAGATTTTCACGTCAGCATGGGATCCTCCTAAATTCAGGTACTGTTCCTGCAGTGTTTCAATCACTAGTTGATTTTTCTCAACCATATTGCAAAACACATGGGGCGAGCTGCTCAGAAGTTTGATGATTATTCTATTCTTAAATCCAAGCTCTTGGAAGTATTCAATATTGGCTTTCTGATTCTCTTGGTGCCAGAAGGAAAAGAATGACTCTGGGAACCGTGCTATGACCTGGACAAGTTCTTTCTCGTCAGGGCATAATAGTTGCCACAGATTTCTCCGAGCATTGATATCTGCAGGAGCGTGGAGCACAGCTTCTGGACAATGCTCTAAAATACTGGCAATGATTGTCCTGCTGGCCCCCATCTCTTTTAACATATTAGCAGTTTCATCAACATATGAGACATCCTGTACAAGGACCCAGCTTTTCAGTCGACGGATTTTTGTAATGTCAACACAAAGCCTATTCAGGCTTTCTAcaagttttttgttttcttctttcagcttctgTTCACTGATGTAAGTGCAATACTTGAAGAAGCTTCCATTACTCCTTGGATTCCACGGGTGTGATGACGCCAACCACATTGTGCATCGATGGCATCGCAACAAGGAAATGGTACACATACCTACAACAGAACCAATGGTGCCTCCCAGCATCATGCACTgtcccactgaaaaaaaaaaaagaagcaagaaaCTCATTATCAGGCATTTTAGCTAATTTGGCCTACAAATTTCTGAATCCTGTTGGTATATTAGCTATAAAGATGTGCAATGCAGAAAAACTATAGAggttctatgagacaaacattgcAGCTCTCCTTCTACATCACTCTCCCCCACCAGGCAGAAGCATTACCAGTTACAAAGACTGACTCCCTAGTAGTGCGTTGCATTACACTGCTGGAGTGCGGGTGCCGCCGTTTTGAAAGAGGGTGGTGTCAGGGGTAGAAGTGATTGGGCTTTGCAGCTGCCGGTTGGGGATGTCCTAGGATCCCCTCTGAGAGGCATCTGTGGGGAGTCAATGGGGGCTGCCCTTGGCTCGCAGATCTTGTATTGAAGAACAGTGTGGGGAGGGAAATTTTACAAAGCCCTTTCCTATATGTAAAGCATGTTTTATGTGATCAAATAGACGCATATAAAAGATCGTGCCTGTTGTATGATATGCCTGTAGGCATTCCCAAGGTGGTTGTGGTGagttgtttatgtggcaccctttatgtgaacttcacagcagtgccccactgctctgttgccatgtctaggtggccagtccatcacaatactggcccctcccacatccaaaaggtc
This window encodes:
- the MTERF2 gene encoding transcription termination factor 2, mitochondrial — its product is MMLGGTIGSVVGMCTISLLRCHRCTMWLASSHPWNPRSNGSFFKYCTYISEQKLKEENKKLVESLNRLCVDITKIRRLKSWVLVQDVSYVDETANMLKEMGASRTIIASILEHCPEAVLHAPADINARRNLWQLLCPDEKELVQVIARFPESFFSFWHQENQKANIEYFQELGFKNRIIIKLLSSSPHVFCNMVEKNQLVIETLQEQYLNLGGSHADVKIWLLKLLTQNPFILSKSVETVKSNLEFLRNVGFTDSELLHLLSKLKGFLFNLGPDNMENAISFSKNIFKCSHEELKQLVLKCPAMLYYPVPVLKERFECLMKEGISLEQIKMTPTVLELTPQIVQYRIKKLSVLGYSFKNQNLESLTGTKKEFEDKYGKIQMTKTRPLFNPVAPLKIED